The genomic region GCCACCAAGCCAAGCGGCAGGTTCAGTGCGAAGATCATGCGCCAGCCAACCTCACCCCCCCAGGTGACCAGCATGCCGCCCAGCACCGGGCCAAGTGCTGTCGTCATGGTCGAGGCGGCGGCCCATAGCCCCAAGGCGCGGCCGCGTTCCGCACGCGGATAGGCGCGGGACACCATGGCCATCGACCCCGGCACCATCAGCGCCGCCCCCACGCCCTTGGCCGCCCGCGCGGCGATCATCTGGCCGGGGTCCAGCGCAAAGGCGCAGGCGATGGAGCCTGCGACGAAGATGCAGATCCCGATGGAGAACACCCGCGCCGTGCCGAACCGGTCCCCCATCGCCCCGCCGGCCAGCACCAGCGCCGACAGGGTCAGCAGATAGGCCGCGTTGATCCATTGTGCCTGCTCCAGCGTCGCGCCAAGGCTGGCGCGCATCGCGGGCATGGCGATTGAGGTGACCGAGCTGTCGATGAACCCCATGGAGGAGGCAAGGATTGCCGCCCACAGGATCACCCGCCGATCTTCGGGCGCACAAAAGGAAACGGGCACCGAGGGGTCCCCCGATGCCCGCGAAAGCGTCATGTCAGGTCAATTCAGCCAGCTTCGCCGGCGGATGGGGCAGCCGGGCTGTCCAGACGCATCGACGGTGCCGGGGCGCGGCCGGTCGACAGCGGATCTTCCTGCCGCTGGACTGAGCCTTCGAAATGCGCGCCGGATTCGATGGCGATGGTCTTGTGGATGATGTCGCCTTCGACCCGCGCGGTCGAGGTGAGGCGGACCTTCAGGCCACGGACCCGGCCGATGACGCGGCCGTTGACCACAATGTCATCGGCGACGATTTCGCCGCGAATCGTGGCGCTTTCGCCGACGGTCAGCAGATGGGCGCGGATGTCACCCTCAACCGTGCCTTCGACCTGGATGTCGCCGGTGGTGCGCAGGTTGCCAACCACGGTCAGGTCGGACGACAGTACCGAAACCGCAGCCTTGCCCTTCGGAGCCGAGGGGGTGAAGTCCATGCTGGGTTTCGTCATCGGGGCCTCCGGGGCTTTGGGCTTCTCGGCCTCGGCTTTCGGGCCCGGCTCGTTGATGCGGCTTTTAGAAAACATTTTTCGCTGCCTTTATGAAGGTCATCGGGTTAACGGCAGAGCCGTCGAGGCGGACCTCGTAGTGAAGATGCGTGCCGGTCGACCGGCCTGAATTGCCCATATCACCGATCCTGTCCCCGCGCGAGACCCTTTGGCCCACCTCGACCCGGATCTGGCTGAGATGTGCGTACCGCGTCTCGATCCCGAAGTCGTGGCGGATCTTCACCAGACGGCCATAGCCCGAATCCCATCCCGCATGGGTGATGACGCCATCGGCGGTGGCAAAGATCGGCGTGCCATAGGCGCCGGCCATGTCGGTGCCTTCATGCATCCGGTTGCCTGCGCCCTTTGGGTCGCGGCGATAGCCGAAGCCACTGGTCCAGCGGAAGCTATCCTTGACCGGCATCGCGAAGGGCAGCTTGAAGGCGGCGATCCGGTACATGTTCATCCGGTCAAGCCCGCCAAGGATGGCGTTGGCCCGCATTTCCTCAGGCGTCAGCACCCCGCCCGAGGTTGACATGGAAATCGGCGTCAGGGGGCCGCCCTGGCCCGAATAGCCCTGGCGCACCGAATCCAGCAGGTCATCGGGGGACATGCCCGCTTCACGGAACATGTTGTCCAGCGGTTCCATCGAGATGGTGACGGCTTCTTCCAGTTTGGCGAAGATCAGGTCGTTGCGCTGTTCGACCAGACGCTTGGCATCGGCGATTTCGCGGGTTTCCTCCCGCGCGATTTCGGCTTCGGCCAGCATTTCATCGCGTTCCTGGGCGGTCAGGCCAAGCGCGTCGGTCAGGATTTCCAGCGTGGCGATCGCATCGCGGGCGCGGCCCATTTCGGTAGCGCCGCCGGACTGTTCATTCAGGGCAAGCGTTGCACGGTCCGCCTCACCCCGGGCCTCGTCGCGTTCCTTGATGGTGCGGCGCAGGGTTTCCTGAATCGCGTCGATGCCGGTTTCCAGTTCCCGCCGCCGATCTTCCGACGCGAGCAGGCGTTCCTGCATCTCGGACACCTGGGCCAGTGCGACGTTGAAGCGTTCCTGGGCGCGGGCCGCCTCATCCGCGCGCAGGTCGCGGTCGGTGGACAGCGTGTTCAGCCGTTCTTCGTACAGCGCCTGCTGGCGGACGGACTGTTCGCGGGCCGACCCGGCGCCGATGCTGTCCATCATGATCAGGGCGGTCGCGACGATGGTCCAAGACAGGGCAAGGGTAAATCCAGCCAGCGCGATGATCTGGGTCATCGGGCGCAGACGGATGAACCGGGTCTCGGTATCGGATTTCAGGAACAGGCGCTGTTCGGGAAAATGCCGCTCCAGACTTTGGTGAAACCGATAGGCGAGGCGGTTCAGCACGTTGCGGTCATCCGTTTATTGCTTCCGGGCGCGCAGGCCTAGACGCCCGAAGGGCATCCTTGGCAGCGGTTGCAACTGATTAGCCACCCGGTTACAGCCCCGCAACAATTTTGACCGGAAGGTGGGTTTTTCCGCCCGAAGCAGGGGCTTTTCGGCAGAAAACCGCCGATCCGGGGCGGGTTTCGGGACGCTGGTCCGGTCAAGGGTGTTGTGAGGGGTTCAGGTCCCGGTGCCGGCAAGGGGCCAGTAAAAATCAGGCGGCAACCCGGCATCGGCGCGCTTCGCCTCGTTGAACGGCGGCTTCAGGTTGCCGTGGAAATAACGCCGGACAAGTGTGTGGAACACGTCTTTCGGGTCTGTCCCATCCCGGCCGCACAGCCAGTTGAACCATTTCGAGCCATAGGCGACATGCGCCACTTCTTCGGCATAGATCACCTCAAGCGCGGTCAGGGCCTGAGTTTCGCCCGCGGCGCGGAAGATGTCGATCATGCCGGGGGTTACGTCCAGCCCGCGCGCCTCCAGCACCATGGGCACGACGGCAAGGCGGCCGTGCAGGTCATGCGCGGTGTCTTCGGCGGCGCGCCACATTCCGGCATGGGCGGGCATCGCGCCGTAGTGGCTACCAAGTGCTTCAAGACAGTCGCAGATCAGGTTGAAATGCTTGGCTTCTTCGTCAGCGGCCTTCACCCAGTCGTCATAGAAGCCCATGGGCATCGGCTGATCGGTGAAGCGGGCGATGATGTCCCAATGCAGGTCGACGGCGTTCAGTTCGATATGCGCCACGGCATGCAGCAGGGCGATGCGGCCGAGCGGGCTGCCCGGGCGGCGGCGGGGCACGTCGCGCGGGTTCAACAGGTCCGGCTGGGCAGGGCGGGCTGGTTGGTCGGGCGGGGTGGCATGACCGACGGGCAAGGGCTGGCCCGCCGCGCGGGCGGCGAACCAACGCGCGGAATGAGCACGACCGAGGGCGGTCTTGGCGCGGCCATCTGCGGTGGTCAGGACCTCAACCGCCATTTCGGCAAGCGTCGGCCCTGTGGCGCCCGTCACAGCGCCTTGACCGCAGCCAGAACCTCATCGGCATGGCCCTTGACGCTGACCTTGGGCCAGACCTGGGCCACGTTGCCCGCGCCGTCGATCAGCACGGTCATCCGTTGGATGCCCATGTAGGTCTTGCCATACATGCTTTTCTCCACCCAGGCGCCGTAGTCTTCGCAGGTGGTCCCCGCTTCGTCCGAGGCGAGCACGATCGACAACCCGTGCTTCTTGCAGAACTTGTCATGGCTTTTGACGCTGTCCTTGGAAATGCCGATCACCGTCGCCCCAGCGGCGGTGAAATCGGCCAGACGGGCGTTGAAATCCTGCGCCTCCAGCGTGCAGCCGGGGGTGTCGTCCTTGGGGTAGAAGTACAGCACCACCTTGCCGGGCCGCAGCGCCGACAGGGTGACGGTGGCCCCGCCATCGCGCGGCAGGGTGAAATCGGGGGCGGGCGATCCGGTGGACAGCATGGGCGGCTCCTTGCCTTGTCAGGATATGTGATTTTGGTTCTAGTTGCCTTCGCGCAAAGATAAAGGCAAGCACGGGGTTACCCGCACGCCATGAGATCAGGCACCCGACCACGGCGGCGGACACAGGCAGCGAGGCACGCAAGGCAAGATGCAGGACGAACCGGCGGGCCAGGACGATGGGACCACGCCCACCGACCGTCCGGCCCGTGGGGCGCGTGGCTTGGGTCTGGCGACCGGTGCGGGCGGGCGCAGGCGGCATCGGCGCACGCGATTCAGCCTGACCGTGATCCTGACGCTGCTGCTTCTGGCGCTTGGCTTTGGCTATCTGACCCTCGCCTACAGCGGGAAGACCTTGCGTTTTCCGGTCCTTGCCGTCGCCGAGGTCGAGGCGCGGCTGAATGCAGGCCTTGTCGGCGCGCGCCTGCCGGAAGGCGCGGCCGTGTCCTTGGGGGGGGTCGAATTTGCTGTGGACAGCAGCTTTGTCCCCCGCTTTCAGTTGGAAGATGTGCGGCTGATCGATCCCAGCGGCAGGTCGCTGCTGGCCCTGCCTGAGGCGCAGGTCACCTTTGATCCGATGGCGATGCTTTCGGGTTATATCCGGCCAAGCTCAGTCCGGTTGATCGGGGCGCGGCTGGCCGTCCGGCGCGATGCCGACGGGCGTCTGGATCTGGAGTTTGGCGGCACTGCCGGGGCGGGGCCAAAAAGCCCGGCGGACGTGCTTGAGATGGTCGATGACGCGCTTGCGTCGCCCGGATTGTCCGCGCTTCGTGTGATCGAGGCTGAGGCGTTGACCCTGACGCTGCGGGATGACCGTGCGGGGCGGTCGTGGCAAGTGGGCGACGGGCGGCTGACGATCGACAATCAAGCAGCAACGGTCGCGGCAGAA from Tabrizicola piscis harbors:
- a CDS encoding bactofilin family protein, translating into MFSKSRINEPGPKAEAEKPKAPEAPMTKPSMDFTPSAPKGKAAVSVLSSDLTVVGNLRTTGDIQVEGTVEGDIRAHLLTVGESATIRGEIVADDIVVNGRVIGRVRGLKVRLTSTARVEGDIIHKTIAIESGAHFEGSVQRQEDPLSTGRAPAPSMRLDSPAAPSAGEAG
- a CDS encoding M23 family metallopeptidase, with translation MLNRLAYRFHQSLERHFPEQRLFLKSDTETRFIRLRPMTQIIALAGFTLALSWTIVATALIMMDSIGAGSAREQSVRQQALYEERLNTLSTDRDLRADEAARAQERFNVALAQVSEMQERLLASEDRRRELETGIDAIQETLRRTIKERDEARGEADRATLALNEQSGGATEMGRARDAIATLEILTDALGLTAQERDEMLAEAEIAREETREIADAKRLVEQRNDLIFAKLEEAVTISMEPLDNMFREAGMSPDDLLDSVRQGYSGQGGPLTPISMSTSGGVLTPEEMRANAILGGLDRMNMYRIAAFKLPFAMPVKDSFRWTSGFGYRRDPKGAGNRMHEGTDMAGAYGTPIFATADGVITHAGWDSGYGRLVKIRHDFGIETRYAHLSQIRVEVGQRVSRGDRIGDMGNSGRSTGTHLHYEVRLDGSAVNPMTFIKAAKNVF
- a CDS encoding ferritin-like domain-containing protein, which produces MAVEVLTTADGRAKTALGRAHSARWFAARAAGQPLPVGHATPPDQPARPAQPDLLNPRDVPRRRPGSPLGRIALLHAVAHIELNAVDLHWDIIARFTDQPMPMGFYDDWVKAADEEAKHFNLICDCLEALGSHYGAMPAHAGMWRAAEDTAHDLHGRLAVVPMVLEARGLDVTPGMIDIFRAAGETQALTALEVIYAEEVAHVAYGSKWFNWLCGRDGTDPKDVFHTLVRRYFHGNLKPPFNEAKRADAGLPPDFYWPLAGTGT
- a CDS encoding peroxiredoxin — translated: MLSTGSPAPDFTLPRDGGATVTLSALRPGKVVLYFYPKDDTPGCTLEAQDFNARLADFTAAGATVIGISKDSVKSHDKFCKKHGLSIVLASDEAGTTCEDYGAWVEKSMYGKTYMGIQRMTVLIDGAGNVAQVWPKVSVKGHADEVLAAVKAL